The Kroppenstedtia pulmonis genome has a segment encoding these proteins:
- a CDS encoding polyprenyl synthetase family protein, giving the protein MKLQDIYRNYRRDLRLIEKELGKSIRTEHRQLNQSAAHLLDAGGKRMRPVFVLLAGKFGDYDIQRLKNVAVPLELIHMASIVHDDVIDDAATRRGKQTVKAKWDNRIAMYTGDYIFARALTIASRIDNPEVHRVLARSMMEMCQGEIEQIRDFFDENQSLIRYLQRIKKKTALLMSVSCQLGGLVSGASPEHVRRLRLYGYYVGMAFQITDDVLDIVGDEKILGKPSGSDLRQGNVTLPVIYVLQRGSEEDRRQILEYLRTKGQRDSIEDILQGIRTSDGIDYAHALADRYLKKAYAVLTRLPQGKARDSLQLIAEFVGRRNY; this is encoded by the coding sequence ATGAAGTTGCAGGACATCTACCGAAATTATAGACGAGATTTGCGATTGATCGAGAAAGAGTTGGGGAAGTCCATCCGAACGGAACACCGCCAACTCAATCAGTCGGCAGCTCATTTGCTGGATGCAGGAGGCAAACGGATGCGTCCTGTCTTTGTTCTGCTGGCTGGAAAGTTTGGAGATTATGATATCCAGCGGTTAAAGAATGTGGCGGTTCCACTGGAATTGATACATATGGCCAGTATCGTTCACGATGACGTAATCGACGATGCCGCCACCCGTAGAGGAAAACAGACGGTTAAGGCCAAATGGGATAACCGGATTGCCATGTATACCGGGGACTATATTTTTGCCCGGGCGCTGACAATTGCTTCTCGAATCGACAATCCGGAGGTTCACCGAGTATTGGCACGATCCATGATGGAAATGTGTCAGGGTGAGATTGAGCAAATACGTGACTTTTTTGATGAAAACCAATCTCTGATTCGCTATTTGCAACGAATCAAGAAAAAAACAGCCCTGTTGATGTCTGTCAGCTGTCAGTTAGGTGGCTTGGTCAGCGGAGCAAGCCCCGAGCATGTCCGACGACTTCGGCTGTATGGCTACTATGTCGGGATGGCTTTTCAGATTACAGACGACGTATTGGACATAGTGGGAGATGAAAAAATTCTGGGGAAGCCTTCCGGAAGTGATTTGCGTCAGGGGAATGTGACGCTTCCGGTTATCTATGTATTGCAACGGGGTTCAGAGGAAGATCGTCGGCAGATTCTGGAATACTTGCGTACCAAGGGGCAAAGGGATTCAATTGAGGATATTCTCCAGGGGATTCGTACTTCAGATGGAATTGACTATGCCCATGCATTAGCTGATCGTTACCTGAAAAAGGCTTATGCTGTGCTTACCCGTCTCCCTCAAGGAAAAGCCAGGGATTCTCTCCAATTGATAGCGGAGTTCGTCGGGCGTCGCAATTATTAA
- a CDS encoding heptaprenyl diphosphate synthase component 1, whose product MHTDNDLGQIFAEIDHTARCSYLDQHLRSSEVPTFFTRILYYMMRSRSVSKEQIRLYAVATTLIQMALNVHETVSTDKEVTGAEMHFRQLSVLAGDYYSGLFYRNLAEAGEVAGIACLSGAICDVNEAKMDLYGIQGKSNISWFRYTQLAMRVQGGLINALARFFCENREESDSWDVLGGYMMLLYNWSQNPVKADSPMGPVPVETIRSVAAESLRLSKQVPSLEVRQDLLTLIQNCVGIHSEEELHVCEG is encoded by the coding sequence GTGCATACAGACAATGATTTGGGCCAAATTTTTGCAGAAATCGATCATACTGCCCGTTGCTCCTATCTGGATCAACACCTTCGCAGTTCGGAGGTCCCAACTTTTTTCACCCGAATCCTTTACTATATGATGCGCTCCCGTTCTGTTTCCAAGGAACAGATCCGTTTGTACGCTGTGGCGACTACACTCATTCAGATGGCTTTGAATGTACATGAAACCGTCTCTACGGATAAGGAAGTCACCGGAGCGGAAATGCACTTTCGCCAATTGTCAGTATTGGCAGGGGATTATTACAGTGGCCTTTTCTATCGAAATCTTGCTGAAGCAGGGGAAGTTGCCGGAATTGCCTGTTTATCCGGTGCAATTTGTGATGTAAATGAAGCAAAGATGGACCTGTACGGGATACAAGGTAAATCCAACATTTCCTGGTTTCGCTATACTCAACTGGCCATGCGTGTTCAGGGTGGTTTAATCAATGCCTTGGCCCGTTTTTTTTGTGAAAATCGGGAGGAATCTGATTCCTGGGATGTCTTGGGTGGTTATATGATGCTTCTTTACAATTGGAGCCAAAACCCTGTAAAAGCTGATTCCCCCATGGGCCCTGTCCCTGTCGAAACAATCCGGTCTGTTGCCGCTGAGTCATTGCGGTTATCCAAACAGGTGCCTTCACTGGAAGTGCGTCAAGATCTGCTGACCCTCATCCAAAATTGCGTAGGTATTCATTCAGAAGAAGAACTGCATGTGTGTGAGGGGTGA
- the mtrB gene encoding trp RNA-binding attenuation protein MtrB: protein MEYPKDYFIVKAKENGVSVIGLTRGRDTRFHHSEKLDKGEVMLAQFTESTSAVKIRGKAEIMTPFGRISTEE from the coding sequence ATGGAGTATCCAAAAGACTATTTTATCGTGAAGGCCAAAGAAAACGGAGTAAGTGTGATTGGCTTGACACGGGGACGTGATACGAGGTTTCATCACTCAGAAAAACTGGACAAGGGTGAAGTGATGTTGGCCCAGTTTACTGAGAGCACATCGGCGGTTAAAATACGGGGAAAAGCGGAGATAATGACTCCTTTTGGCAGGATCAGTACAGAGGAATAA
- a CDS encoding demethylmenaquinone methyltransferase encodes MGNEDHVKESKQDFVHRVFESIAKDYDRMNTLLSFRRHKSWRKFAMKKMQVRPGDTAIDVCCGTCDWTISLAKASQKGKIVGLDFSSNMLQVGERKVASESLQDQVELIEGNAMDLPFPDNTFDHATIGFALRNVPDYRHVLREMARVVKPGGQVISLELSKPTWPPFRFIYYLYFQRILPWLGKLFANRYEQYQWLPKSLIQFPDYKELAEEMKEEGCFDRVEVYSLTGGIAALHIGQVRDKARSS; translated from the coding sequence TTGGGAAATGAAGATCATGTGAAGGAATCCAAGCAGGACTTTGTCCATCGGGTGTTTGAAAGTATCGCCAAGGATTATGACCGGATGAACACTCTTCTGAGTTTCAGAAGACATAAAAGTTGGCGGAAGTTTGCCATGAAGAAGATGCAAGTGCGTCCAGGAGACACCGCCATCGATGTTTGCTGCGGAACATGTGACTGGACCATTTCCTTGGCAAAGGCTTCTCAAAAGGGTAAAATTGTGGGACTTGATTTCAGTTCCAACATGTTGCAGGTGGGAGAGAGGAAGGTGGCATCGGAAAGCCTCCAAGATCAAGTTGAACTGATCGAGGGGAATGCCATGGATCTTCCTTTTCCTGACAACACCTTTGATCACGCTACTATTGGCTTTGCTCTCCGAAATGTGCCGGATTATCGTCATGTTTTACGGGAGATGGCCAGGGTAGTTAAACCCGGCGGTCAGGTGATTTCATTGGAATTATCCAAACCGACTTGGCCTCCCTTTCGTTTTATTTACTATTTATATTTCCAACGGATTCTTCCATGGCTCGGAAAGTTGTTTGCAAATCGATATGAACAATACCAGTGGCTTCCTAAATCCCTGATCCAATTCCCCGATTATAAGGAGTTGGCGGAAGAGATGAAAGAGGAAGGATGCTTTGACCGAGTGGAGGTTTACTCATTGACGGGGGGAATCGCCGCTCTTCACATTGGTCAAGTCCGGGATAAAGCCAGATCTTCCTGA
- the folE gene encoding GTP cyclohydrolase I FolE, whose amino-acid sequence MGVNHEKIQQAVRMILEAVGEDPDREGLMDTPKRVARMYEEVFSGMRIDPEEYLATVFNEDHEELVLVKDISFFSLCEHHLVPFFGKAHVGYIPRGGRVTGLSKLARTVEAISRRPQLQERITYTIADAIRKKLDPHGVIVVLEAEHMCMTMRGVKKPGSKTVTSSVRGIFEKDAAARAEALSLIGIGTK is encoded by the coding sequence ATGGGTGTGAATCACGAGAAGATCCAACAAGCTGTGCGTATGATTCTGGAGGCGGTGGGAGAAGATCCGGATCGTGAAGGGTTGATGGATACCCCTAAACGAGTGGCCAGGATGTATGAGGAAGTTTTTTCCGGCATGCGGATCGATCCGGAGGAATATCTTGCCACGGTATTCAATGAAGACCACGAAGAGTTGGTCCTGGTAAAGGACATCTCCTTCTTTTCCTTATGTGAACACCATTTGGTCCCTTTCTTCGGGAAAGCCCATGTCGGTTATATTCCCCGTGGGGGGCGGGTTACCGGTTTGAGTAAGTTGGCACGGACGGTGGAAGCTATTTCCCGGCGTCCTCAACTTCAGGAGCGGATCACGTATACAATTGCCGATGCGATCCGCAAAAAACTGGATCCCCATGGTGTTATTGTGGTACTGGAAGCGGAACACATGTGCATGACCATGCGAGGAGTGAAAAAACCGGGTTCCAAAACCGTCACCTCCTCTGTCCGGGGAATATTTGAGAAGGATGCCGCAGCCCGGGCAGAAGCCTTAAGTTTGATTGGTATTGGCACCAAATAA
- the ndk gene encoding nucleoside-diphosphate kinase, whose translation MEKTFLMVKPDGVQRGLIGEIVSRFEKKGFKMIAGKLIVIPREVAEQHYGEHKERPFFGELVDFITSGPVFAMVWEGEGVIATARQMMGQTKPAEAAPGTIRGDFGVTVGKNIIHGSDSPESAQREINLFFKEEEHTDYKKHMDEWVY comes from the coding sequence ATGGAAAAAACTTTTCTGATGGTGAAACCAGATGGTGTCCAACGGGGGTTGATTGGTGAAATTGTGTCCCGCTTCGAAAAAAAAGGTTTTAAAATGATTGCCGGTAAGCTGATCGTCATTCCACGGGAAGTGGCGGAACAGCACTACGGTGAACATAAAGAACGTCCTTTCTTTGGAGAACTGGTGGACTTCATCACTTCCGGTCCGGTTTTTGCCATGGTCTGGGAAGGAGAAGGAGTCATTGCGACAGCCCGCCAAATGATGGGGCAAACCAAGCCGGCTGAAGCGGCACCTGGAACCATTCGCGGTGATTTTGGTGTAACCGTGGGGAAAAATATTATCCACGGTTCCGACTCTCCGGAAAGTGCTCAGCGGGAAATCAATCTCTTTTTTAAAGAAGAAGAGCACACTGACTACAAAAAACACATGGATGAATGGGTTTACTGA